A single window of Saccharomyces kudriavzevii IFO 1802 strain IFO1802 genome assembly, chromosome: 16 DNA harbors:
- the RPL36B gene encoding 60S ribosomal protein eL36 (similar to Saccharomyces cerevisiae RPL36A (YMR194W) and RPL36B (YPL249C-A); ancestral locus Anc_6.283) has protein sequence MAVKTGIAIGLNKGKKVTQMTPAPKISYKKGVASNRTKFVRSLVREIAGLSPYERRLIDLIRNSGEKRARKVAKKRLGSFIRAKAKVEEMNNIISASRRH, from the exons atggCCGTCAAGACTG GTATCGCTATTGGTTTGAACAAGGGTAAGAAAGTCACCCAAATGACTCCAGCTCCAAAGATCTCCTACAAGAAGGGTGTCGCCTCCAACAGAACCAAGTTCGTCAGATCTTTGGTCAGAGAAATCGCTGGTTTGTCCCCATACGAAAGAAGATTGATCGATTTGATCAGAAACTCCGGTGAAAAGAGAGCCAGAAAGGTCGCCAAGAAGAGATTAGGTTCCTTCATCAGAGCCAAGGCCAAGGTCGAAGAAATGAACAACATCATTTCTGCCTCTCGTCGTCATTAA
- the ATG41 gene encoding Atg41p (similar to Saccharomyces cerevisiae ICY2 (YPL250C) and ICY1 (YMR195W); ancestral locus Anc_6.285), with protein MSSVESAAISHYEDEVFPLSFSNGAFEPPMLSHSPDRSTYADDFSQSYQQELLTSPLSYPIVDESECTRAKGKTDSNIITGTEDSFIFDMEFSGSGVVAAAKESAAASSFALTSNDAFANVAQQNYRLWLSSV; from the coding sequence ATGTCCTCCGTGGAATCAGCTGCCATCTCGCACTACGAAGACGAGGTCTTCcctctttcattttcgaaCGGCGCTTTCGAGCCTCCCATGCTCTCGCATAGCCCAGACAGGTCGACTTACGCGGACGACTTTTCTCAATCCTACCAACAGGAATTGCTGACTTCTCCATTATCGTACCCAATTGTCGATGAGTCAGAGTGTACGCGTGCTAAGGGTAAGACCGACAGCAACATAATAACGGGTACCGAAGatagttttattttcgatATGGAATTTAGCGGCAGCGGCGTCGTCGCCGCTGCTAAAGAATCTGCCGCTGCCTCTAGCTTTGCCCTCACAAGTAACGATGCCTTCGCTAACGTCGCCCAACAGAACTACAGACTATGGTTGTCGTCGGTATGA
- the GYP5 gene encoding GTPase-activating protein GYP5 (similar to Saccharomyces cerevisiae GYL1 (YMR192W) and GYP5 (YPL249C); ancestral locus Anc_6.281) produces MPSNESIEEHTDEDTSGIEEPDELTNRSSLKERDTESVASNQNDDDTTNGRADVIDGATTKVQKATVSGTDTSILLERENPQLEILPSESIDNSRSEHEIAGSDNSTTQHVHPGVELNKNQLDSTGGGEETLTNVSKEDKVGSLIGTKDASFTKQKVEEQKQETKKFDSEIDLNQQLDFLNDMKGGMRNLNESDIENDHEAFVDDEKLSPNTQVGVDTSVNSPLDNKETTEYVSDEEKLLSSKPPNHETGAIVTEQNDISVGDESPLKSLSQGDNQNDTAGRPDTDISLDRTAKEHDAVEEEPINAQKFPSGNIRKLPPIPIQISNEKDENSSQKEASTSTSPPLPPRQNVAIPTSPRLPPRGNSREQPPKEKSREQPPTKNAVPPPLEEEMKSEKFRKNLEETKKNSHKYIPLTSSKAVQLDSTAEINLIASRYRKTSHHLNKEGEETRESLQEGQSFLKSTYTSFLENLPEYNEVDNVSEGDREMFKIDWSFWTQVVNDFATVASNEPEKLEAHVTNGIPPQIRGILWQLMANSKSREMEDIYETLLDTECLHDATIRRDLRRTKFVGEDKMESLFKVIKVYSVYDPDVGYTQGMAFIAAPLLMNCENEAESFGLMVGLMKNYGLRELFLPGMPGLMLMLYQFDRLLEEHSPNLYNRLIREGISSTMYATQWFLTFFAYKFPLEFVLRIFDIVFVEGIEVLLKFAVNIMLKNEESLVKLRFDEVLEFLKDELFNYYLVGNHDNVSVVQMELPEGAPLKGDEASSLSYNVDLFVHDAMRGVYVTPLTLRRYRGEYIEIHEKEQKKENHYESLRIQNHQLQREAQKLEHDYSILNEENISAANELIENRLNMEMLLDEKNDLTNTIADIKNQIDEEIREQNLPNPDASLPRADLKEDLERTVSRNNEVMRENGQLEERISQLQAEIDELMSINKEQASTASLLESGSRGKGKKGWTGFKKVFK; encoded by the coding sequence ATGCCTTCAAATGAATCAATAGAAGAACATACAGATGAGGATACCTCTGGGATTGAAGAGCCTGATGAACTTACAAATAGATCGAGTTTAAAAGAGAGAGATACAGAATCGGTGGCATCGAACCAAAATGACGATGATACAACGAATGGAAGAGCAGATGTTATAGATGGTGCAACCACTAAAGTACAGAAGGCAACTGTAAGTGGTACTGATACGTCTATTCTCTTAGAACGGGAAAACCCACAATTGGAAATCCTTCCCTCTGAATCTATCGATAATTCCCGGTCAGAACATGAGATAGCAGGTTCAGATAATTCGACAACTCAACATGTCCATCCAGGAGTCGAACTAAATAAGAATCAACTGGACTCGACGGGCGGGGGCGAGGAAACACTCACGAACGtatcaaaagaagacaaagttGGATCTCTTATAGGTACTAAAGATGCTTCATTCACTAAACAAAAAGTCGAAGAACAGAAGCAAgagacaaaaaaattcgattCAGAAATTGATTTAAACCAACAGCTGGATTTTTTAAACGATATGAAAGGTGGTATGAGGAACCTAAATGAATCAGACATAGAAAATGATCATGAAGCATTTGTAGATGACGAGAAACTTTCTCCTAATACGCAAGTTGGGGTGGATACCAGTGTAAATAGCCCTCTGGATAACAAAGAAACAACTGAATATGTTTCAGATGAAGAGAAATTACTCTCAAGTAAACCCCCAAATCATGAAACGGGTGCAATAGTAACCGAGCAAAATGATATATCTGTTGGTGATGAATCacctttgaaaagtttatcCCAGGGCGATAACCAAAATGATACTGCTGGTCGACCAGATACTGACATTTCCTTGGATAGAACTGCAAAAGAGCATGATGcagtagaagaagaacccATAAATGCTCAGAAGTTTCCATCAGGCAATATCAGAAAACTTCCACCTATACCTATCCAAATTTCAAACGAGAAGGATGAAAATTCGAGTCAAAAAGAAGCGTCTACTTCGACTTCACCACCATTGCCACCTAGACAAAATGTTGCGATACCTACTTCACCTAGATTGCCACCAAGAGGGAATTCAAGGGAACAGCCACCAAAGGAGAAGTCCAGGGAACAGCCGCCGACGAAGAACGCTGTCCCACCCCCactagaagaagaaatgaaatcaGAAAAGTTTCgcaaaaatcttgaagaaaccaagaaaaatagcCATAAATATATTCCTCTCACTAGTTCCAAAGCTGTGCAGTTAGATTCCACTGCAGAAATTAACTTAATCGCTAGTCGTTACCGCAAGACCAGTCACCACTTGAATAAAGAAGGGGAAGAGACCAGAGAGTCGTTGCAAGAGGGGCAAAGCTTTTTAAAATCGACATATACGTCGTTTTTAGAGAACTTACCTGAGTATAATGAGGTAGATAATGTTAGTGAAGGTGATAGAGAGATGTTCAAAATCGATTGGTCATTTTGGACCCAAGTGGTTAATGATTTTGCTACAGTGGCAAGTAATGAACCAGAAAAGCTAGAGGCGCATGTTACTAATGGAATACCACCACAAATCCGTGGTATACTATGGCAACTTATGGCAAATTCCAAATCAAGAGAAATGGAGGACATATACGAAACCCTGTTGGATACGGAATGTCTTCATGACGCAACCATACGTAGAGATTTAAGAAGAACAAAGTTTGTGGGTGAGGACAAAATGGAGTCATTATTCAAAGTTATAAAGGTTTATTCCGTTTACGATCCAGATGTTGGGTACACGCAGGGAATGGCGTTCATTGCAGCACCGCTCTTAATGAATTGTGAAAACGAGGCTGAATCGTTTGGATTGATGGTTGgattgatgaagaattatGGATTAAGAGAACTTTTCTTACCGGGGATGCCCGGGTTGATGTTAATGCTTTATCAATTTGATAGATTACTCGAAGAGCATTCGCCCAATTTGTATAATCGTTTGATCCGTGAGGGTATAAGTTCAACGATGTATGCCACACAATGGTTCTTAACTTTTTTCGCATACAAATTCCCGTTAGAATTTGTGTTAAGAATTTTTGACATTGTGTTTGTGGAAGGTATTGAAGTACTACTGAAATTTGCTGTGAACATAATGttgaagaatgaagagAGTTTGGTGAAATTGAGATTCGACGAAGTAttggaatttttgaaggacgaacttttcaattatTATTTGGTGGGAAATCATGATAATGTCTCCGTGGTGCAAATGGAATTGCCGGAGGGAGCCCCATTGAAGGGGGACGAGGCCAGCAGCCTCTCGTACAACGTCGATCTTTTCGTTCATGACGCCATGAGGGGTGTTTATGTTACACCACTGACATTAAGAAGATACAGGGGAGAATACATAGAAATCCATGAAAAGGAgcagaagaaggagaacCACTACGAATCGTTGAGAATCCAGAACCATCAACTGCAAAGGGAGGCACAGAAGCTAGAACATGACTATTCGATTTTGAACGAGGAGAACATCAGTGCGGCCAACGAATTGATCGAGAATAGATTGAATATGGAGATGTTGTTAGACGAGAAAAACGACTTGACAAATACGATCGCTGatatcaaaaatcaaattgaCGAGGAGATTCGCGAGCAGAATTTACCCAACCCGGATGCATCATTGCCAAGGGCAGATCTGAAAGAGGATTTAGAAAGAACAGTCTCCAGGAACAATGAAGTGATGAGGGAGAACGGTCAGTTGGAGGAAAGAATCTCACAGTTGCAGGCGGAAATCGATGAGCTGATGAGCATCAATAAGGAACAGGCGTCCACTGCATCCCTACTGGAAAGCGGGTCAAGGGGCAAGGGAAAGAAAGGTTGGACGGGCTTCAAGAAAGTTTTTAAGTAG